From the genome of Nicotiana sylvestris chromosome 1, ASM39365v2, whole genome shotgun sequence:
ccttcggggtaggggtaaggtctgcgtacatattaccctccccagaccccacttgtgggattatactgggtcgttgtcgTTGTCGTTGTCGTCAATGTTGTATATTAGGTGTGTAAGTAGTGTTATACAACATTACTCTTTCTATTCGCGATTTCTGTTCGACTTTGGTGCAATGGTCTTTCTCTTTGGAGTAAGTTCCTATTTCACATGTGCGTTAAAGCTAATTTTGCTTTTCTATGTTGGTGAAATACTAGAATACATTATTATACATTCCATATACGAGTTTATACTAAGTTATACATTTTTATACATGTACAACATATGTGGACTTAAAACtgaaattaaattttttcttactttttctcGAACAATCGATGTATAAAGTCAATTTTTTTGTTGATTTCTCTGCCAAATTGCGAATTTGTacccatttttttcaattttattttttatttcttttgtttctaCTATTTAGAACTCAGAACAGaagaaaatttaaatttttttcaaGTTGTATTATAGTTGGTTTGCATTGTTGTAATTGCAATAGGAATGTATATGATCGATTTAAGTTGGTTGTGTGCAAAGAATAAAAAATCACATATAGATTTATAAAGTTATATCCAGACGATGATGTCATATTGTAAAACTTTTATGGGCTACACGAATGAAAACTTAAAATGATGGCTACCTGGATGAAAAACACTTATGCTGACTGTACTTTTATGCAATTATCCCCAAAAACTCTATCGGTTAAATTTGatgaaagttttaaaaaaaaaggaattaacCAAAACATTAAAGTCATTACCATTGTAATGTACTGTAAAATTTGAAAAATAGAATAGAATATTCAAATTGTATGCAGTGAGAACATGACTTCAACTATTTCTAATATCCTTTTTGCATTATTTTAGTTTTCTTCAAACAACTCCCCTTTCCCTAAAACATTTTTTACCACAAGAAGTAAAGTAAACTTGTGGTGGACTCACCGGACTAGTAGACTCAACAGAGAAATACACATCAATTCACGAATGTTAACTCATATATACATGCCCATCTCTCGCTTATTCTGGAAGAAAAGAAATTCTCATCACCCTACCCTGACATTGACACTTAAAATTCTTAGTCAGCAGAAACCAGAAAAAACCCAATCTTGATCCCACTTTTCTCAAAATTCACCTCTAATTTTGGCGTTTTAAGCTATAATTTTGGGCTTATTCATCAAAAGGGGTTCGAATTTTTGACGTTTTGGGGTTCATTAAACTTATATATTAAtacatatatagatatagatatagatatgttATCAGATCATTTTCAAAATGGGGTGGACACGGCGAAGCTGATGTGGTCACGGATTCCGGCGATggcggaggaggaggaggaggaagacggCGGCGAGGTGGGTCCGTCATCAACAAAGGGCAATGGGAGCACTGTGGAAAGTCTCGATTATGAAGTTGTTGAAAATTATGCTTACAGGGAAGAACAGGTGCTAGATCCTTTTTGCAAAGCTCAATTCTTAGTCCTTTTTGTTTAAAGATAATAGCTTTATATTACTTATTAAAAAGGATTCAAGTTATATGCACTGTAAGTATAAAGTCTTTTTTAGCTATCAGTATTTTTTAACTTGTTATAGGAGGTTAGTTACAACTTTTAGAGTTACCAAGTTACCAGTAATGCTTATCTTAGAGATTTACCTTTTTATTACCTTCTAAATTACGTCAGTGCATAGAACTTAAACTCATAAAAAAGTATTAGCTCTATATTAGGAAAATATGATACTATTTGAATAGATAATTACATAAAAACTCAGTTCTTGTTCTAAATATGCATGCTTTATATTAGAATTGTATATAGAAAAAGAGAAATGAAATGGTTAGTTGCTTTTATATTAGGAAAATAAGATATCTGAAGTTGTGTTTGATGTGTGCTATATGGACAGGCTAAAAGAGGAAAGCTTTATATGGGATATGCTGTTGTGGTGAAATGGTTCTTGGCGTTACTAATTGGAATTGGTGAGATTTGGTGTCAACTTAATCTATGGTTATTTCTCTTTATACCCTATAGGAATAGATTTTCTATTGTATGTTCTTGTCCCTGGTACCCCGTTTGCCTCAAAGTGATAATTTTGGAGTTAGGTTAATGTTTTTGCTTCACATGAAAATGCTGGAAGGATGGATATTTGTGATAACAGTTCTCCACGCTGTGAGCAGTTCTAATAGGATTGTATTGGCGAGAGCACCTTTTTGCTGTTTTTTCCCTCTATTTGGAAAGAGAACATCAATATCTTATGCCCATTTCCAGAAAAAACCTCATTTTTTCAGCCACGGGATAAGAGATACGGAGGATCATAATATTGACATGAGATGAGTTTAAATGGAGTAACATGGTCAATAGTAACGCGATATTATAAAATTTAAGGGATGGGGATTAGAGTCGAGAAGAACAAATAAATTTCCAGAATCACATGTGTCATTTGAACTATTTTGATTTGTTGTTGACTCCTATACGTTGCATGTAAATAGGTTGACATATAACTGATGACCTACTTAGCTGAAACATTACAGGAGGAAGAAGATGTTCTTTCTTATACCTGCTTATATCCTCAGCAATAGAGAACTGGAAATCTTGAAAATGCATCTTGAATCAATCTTTGCATGCCCTGAATAGAATGGAACATATAAATGGAGAAGGAGGATTCATATAGATGAATCACATTAATTTGGATTGTGGAGTTACTCGTTGCCTGGTTGACGTTATTAGATATAAATTGAAGCTAGGaattttttttctcttgttttctgtttctgttttggGAGCCTCAACTAGCTCTTTCATTCTAGAATAAGGTATCATTATATAGATAAGATCTTTTAACACTCAGAAACTGAGAAATTAAAGTTTCTTCTTTTGCTCTGATTTGCCTCTACTCGGTCATAAATGAATCCCAAAAATCAGTCTTTCATGTTATTGTAAAGGAATATCTTAATAATCATTTAATTACTGTACCGGGGCTAGCTTATTCTTTATTAATAGAGGTCTCATGTTTAAAGACGGACACTGAATTTTTCTGAGGTTTGCAACTACTTGTAAATAGCGTGGATAGTTATTGTTATAGTCCGAAGAATCTCAGAAAATATGATCCTACACAAGACATTAAGGTAATAACTTGATTTAAGCGAATGAGATTAAATTGCTAAAGCCCATTTAGGCGGTTCCATTTGGTGAATAGTGCTTCATAATTTTGTTCTTGACTTATATATCATTTTCTTACCTATTGAACAGGTACTTTTGACCAGAAAAATTTGTTAAACTTTTTCTCAGAAAATTTTGAAAGTCCAAATGTAGTGTGCATTATCCTCGTCTTAGGAATTTTGTCGTATGACTCTGAAACTATATGAGAATCATTTTTGAGCTTATAAGAGTTTTAAAAAATGAATTTGTCAGTCCCCATTTTGCCAAATTATATATATTCTGGCTTAACTTGGAGCTTTATCACTGTTTAGTACCTCAGAAGTAATGGTTATCTCTCTCGCTCTCTCTCTGAGTAGGAAAAGTTCTTCACCAGAAGGAATGATTTTCTTTTCATGGGCTGGAAGTTCCGGAGTAGCTTAATTGATCATCTTTATTTTGTCCTTCAACGTATGATGTTAGGACCAATCTTGTTGTTGGGATATATGTGTGGTGAACCATGAGTTTAAGTCATAATCATGAGAAAATCTAGTGACTTGTATTTTAGAGGGTTGCAAATATATTCAACGGAAATCAGTAGGAATTGGATGTGAATTGTTCATATTCCGCCCTCCTCCTTGTGTCATCGAAATTAATTTGCTAAATTTGTTTGCTCATTTTATCATACAATACCTTCTTGTTGTGTTCTGGTTTATATGTTTAAACAGTGAAATGGTGGAGTTGAGAGAACTAATAACACAACGCAGAGGGCAAAACATTATTTCCATTTCACTCTAGCAATCTTATTCTCTTTAATTTATGTGTTTCAACTAGCATTAGGCCTAATGGTTGCTTTCTTATGAACTGAATCCTATTCATTTTCTCAGGCACAGGACTTGCTGCTGTTTTCATTAATCTTTCTGTTGAAAATTTTGCGGGATGGAAGTTCTCATTGACATTTCAAATTATTCAGAAGTCATATTTTGCTGGATGTCTGGTGTATATTTTGATCAACTTGGTGCTAGTATTATCTTCTGTATATATTATCACACACTTCGCACCAGCAGCGTCAGGATCAGGGATTCCTGAAATAAAGGGTTATCTAAACGGTATGCTTGTACTTTCTGATATTGGTTGTTGAATCTCTGGTGGGGATAATATCTTCTTCTGGGTTGCTCATTTTGGTCTGTATGTGTAGGAATTGACACACATGGTATCCTTCTTTTCAGAACTTTGATTGGAAAGGTATGGTTGCACATCTAAGCTTTGTTGTGGATCCTGTCACTCTAAATTAGataatttgtttttattcttaTTCGGTCTTTTAGATTTTTGGAAGCATAGGTTCAGTGGGAGGTGGTCTTGCCCTTGGCAAAGAAGGGCCGCTTGTACATATTGGTGCTTGTATTGCTTCTTTGCTTGGACAAGTGAGTATACAGTGTCTAAATCTACTCGTGTTTTTTTTTCTCTGACTGCATTTCACTTTTTAATTTTTCAAgaattcaaattttatcttaTATTCTTTTTAGTTTTTGAAACACAATATCTATTGCTGACTCAATGTTCTGTTTCTTTTTACCTGTCATTTGAATTAAAGATGTGATACTTGCTCTGTATTGGCGATCATCTGAAATATGTCCAGTGTGTAACTCCAAATGTTATGCTTGCTGAATGCTCATGTATTTTTCTGTAATTACAGGGCGGATCCACAAAATATCACCTGCGGTCAAGGTGGCTCCAAGTTTTTAGCAGTGAACGGGATCGTCGTGATTTGGTGAGTGACTGATGTCCTTTATGTTAATTGAGATAGAATACCTCTTCCCATTTCTACCTGGAGGAATATTGTCTACCAGTTACCATCTCAAATTCTCTACCTGTTTTCCCCAAGGAGCTCTTTGGATTCCAGCTTTTTAGGTCCTATACTGTTTTAGTTCGCTTGATCTGTTTGTCTAAGAAGTGCCAATTGAGGGTCTCCAATACTTGCTCAATTTTTGTAGTTTGACTGTTTGAGGCCCGGTGTTCTTAAAAgcgaaaagcgcaaaaaagcAACAAGGTCCCGGGGATTGAAGCAAAAAGCGAGAACTGAGACTCACGCTTCTTTGAAGTGAAGCGCACAATTCACAACATTTAAAAAATACCAAACATATATGGTTTAATTACTAATTTCAATATCTGATATACATTAGTGCCAATACTAATCCAACTTCTCAAAGTTGAGATTTGAAGAACCGACTGCGTCCTATTGTGATTGTGATGCGTGTCATTGATTGAAGCGCATGGCTTCATAAATGAAGCAAACCCTCACTTCGCATCGCTtcatcactttaattggaaacgGCAGCTTTTAATAAACTACTTCGAGCACTGTTTTTACACTTCCCTGGTTGGTcatttttctttcatttaaaTGTTGAGGCATTGGAGCTGTATTGCTTGTCTTGACAGTTGAATAAGTGGAACCGAGAGATTTGAAATACCCGCTGGTTAATAGCTTTTTCCTAGCGCAGCATCTCCCTTTTTTATGCTacttttttatcatttaaaaagAATCCTAAAAAATGATGCCTTTACAATCATTCTAACTTTTAAGAAGAGTGTGGAGAGCGGTTTCTTGCTCATAAATACTTTTCTGCATCCGGTGTATGAGaaagttttattaatttaactcTTGGAGCCAAATTAAACAGTTTAAAAAGTTAGTTTTCTATGGTATTAACTAATTTTAAAAAGTTATATTTCGGGTTATAATTTAACATTCCTTTTAATTCGTTGTGGTTAACATTCATCTCATTTTTCTTTATGAGTTTTCCTTGATATTTGAAACTTCCTTAGATATTCGGTTAGTTAACCATGGAAAAATGAACGTAAAAGGATTACACATGTCATGCATTAAGCTACACTAGGTGCAAATAGGGTTTTTCTAAATCATGTTTATTATGGTCCATTGGTTATTCAACCTGAGTAAAGGGAGTCACTAAGGTAGTACATGTGCAATAGTGGTACTTCTTAAGTTGTGGGACTCTTGGTTCTAGAAGCAAAATAGTATGCAGTGTAGTAATAATTGGAAGACAGTCAGAAAAATCATGTAGTGGAGTATTAGAGTTAAAAAATAACCTAGATACAATATTTTGCTGCTAAAACAATTCAGAAGTGGATTATCACCTTCTTATGTGTAAATAAAGTTGGGATGTTGCACAATTATCCTTTGTTTTAAGCATCCAGatttatatatttattaaaagtAAGGACACATCTTTATTGTGAGTAACAgctctttttccatttttcttgGTTGTTGCAATAATAATCATGCAATTTAATTTTGGGTCCTGATTATATGAATTGTCAATGTAAATAATTTTACACATCATTGTGGTTTAACTTGTTGTATCAGGTTACTTACCGTCTTTCGCAGGTTTCAACGTACACGACTGAAATCAATCGATAGTGTAAAAAACTAAACCAATGTTATTTAGTGGTTCCCTCTTGTACATGGCATGCTCTTCTTTAATTATTTGAAGTTGGTAAGAATCTATAAGAATCTTGCTACGGTCTCTGAACTTGTAAATATAAATCAAACCATATAATTGTGATAAGGATCTGTGAGAGTGAGCGCCTAATCTTTCAGACTGAGGTCTCAGGCTTGATTCTAGGTTCCTTGCATGTGTTGGTGTTTTTTGAGGTGCGCGCAATCTGGCCCGGACGCCACAggtatcaaaaaaagaaaaaagaaaaaagaaaaaaaagataaggATATGTAAGTCAGTAAAAATGATATCAATTTCTCCACTTCTACGTCAGACCCTGTTTAAACACTATCTAGACCCTCCAAGCTTGATGCAATAATCAATCTGAACAATCTAAAtcttttatttccttatttttctaCATAAGATGTCAGCTTCTTTATGAATCTTAGGAAATGCTAAAATAATTTGGAGATGAAAGCTAAGATCTGGTCCTTACAATTATAATGAAAGGGGGTTTTCTCTGTCCTAAGAAGTGCTTCCTCCTTTATCTGTGACTCAGGTGACTTGTGGATGTGCAGCCGGAGTTGCTGCTGCTTTTAGAGCTCCAGTAGGTGGGGTATTATTTGCTCTTGAAGAGGTCACTTCTTGGTAATTCTCATATCTACACTGAGTTTCTTTCATGTACATTTAGTGCAATCGATTAATATTTTCCTTAATGAACAATTTTTACTTGTGCATACTGTATTTCTGACACTGCTAACGAACAGTATCTAAACCATTAATGTTAAGCCCTTTGCTTTTGTGATTAATTGTCATATAAGCTGGTGGACTGGTTTTTGAATAAGTGCTGTTGGCTTTTCCCTTTGTACACTTTTGAATGTGCTGCACTGTACTAGGAGCTAGAATTTGTTTGAATTATTTTTTCCAATCAATCATAGCAGCAGAATGTTTTTACTTCCACTTGACTAGTAGTTAGCATGTTCCGCATTGTGAAAAATTAAATGCTGTCTGATCATTGTTGTTTCATCATTGACCAAAGGTGGAGGAGTCAACTGATGTGGCGGGTCTTCTTTACCTCTGCTATTGTAGCTGTTGTTGTCCGTACAGCAATGGGATGGTGTAAAGATGGAAACTGTGGTCATTTTGGCGCTGGAGGCTTCATTATATGGGACATCTCAGGGTTAGCTTCTGAACTCATTTAGGTCTTCTGTACTAACTTCATTTAGCTCTTCTGCACAATATCGTCGTTATTTTTTTGACATCTTGCAATTCTCTCAGTGGTCAAGAGGACTATTCTTTTGAGGAGTTGTTGCCCATGGCAGTTATTGGAGTTATAGGAGGTCTTCTTGGTATGTTAGACCGACATTAAGATGTTGAGATACCGGAGAAAAATGTTTGGTAAATCAATTTGTCATGCATTGACCTTTGCAGGAGCATTGTTCAATCAGCTTACTCTCTATATGACACACTGGCGTAGAAATTATTTGCACAAGAAAGGAAATCGTGTTAAAGTAAGTTTACTTATTAAGATCAGGAATTTCTTGCAGTTGTGTATTCTCATCCTTAAAGATGAGTGTACGTTAATTTACTAAGCTCGATGAACTAATTTTGTGGTTTCCCACTTTCAGATTATTGAAGCTTGTATCATCTCTGTGATAACCTCAGCCATTTCATTTGGATTGCCACTTTTTAGAAAATGTACTCCGTGCCCTGAAGCCGATGCTAACTCTGGCATTGAATGTCCGCAAGCACCGGGAATGTTTGGCAATTATGTTAATGTAAGATCCTCTATGACTTACTATaacttctcttttattttatcgTTATTAAAGCATTTAGTCCCTTTTGCTTAGGTTCTCATAGattttgtttttatcatttttctaagCTTGTTACTGTCTATGCTGCATGTGGTGTCCTTTCTAAATCCTATGCACATACTCTTTGATGCATATCAAGCATGTCAATTGGCTCTTAATGGGTAGGAAGCTGTGAGATGTGGAGAAGTACAGTCAACAGTTCCGTTTGTGTTTGGCATTGCAGGCACCTTAGTTTCTTGCATGAAAAATTTCAGGCTTAGCATTTTATGGACTTAAAGGGCTTGTTTGTAGTGCTTGTGGATACCTGACCATCTTACTTCTTAACTGATCTCTTCTTGTTCTGGATCATTATTGATGCTTCTATTCTTTGTCAACACAGGCCGGGTCTTGCTTTGGTGCTCGTATACACAAATTACTTGTAAAACGTAGAGAGTAAAATTGTGTTGTCTTTGCCGCATGGTTCCAGAATTCTGTTGTCCTCTTTGTTTCAAATCTATGTTCTGTTAGATTGGCGAAGCATTTATTCCTACCTCCAAGAGAACTGTTCTTGAATCTGTTTAGTGTTTGGACATCATTtggtttgaaatttaaaaaataagagtATTTGACGTTGAAGTTGAAAAAGTGTATCTGGAAAATATTTGCTCGAAGCAATTGAATGTGCATACAAATCTGTTATGCATACTCGATCCAGGACTAGCAGTTGATTTACGACTGTGGTTTGATTAATTATGTGCTGACATTTCTAGTCCAACTCCAGGCGTTGCTGAAATATCTAGAAATGTTTCATTTATCTTTGTGTCATTGGGTTGTGTTGATATTtgcttctttgtttttcttgataTCCAAtttggcttttcttcttttgttgttgATGCTTTAATTGTGTGAATTTGCAGTTTTACTGTCAGAACAACAAAGAGTACAATGACCTCGCAACCATATTCTTCAACACTCAGGTCTTTAAACAATTTTTGAACCTGCGTTCATTTTTGTTAATGCTGTCAAGTTTCCTTTTCGCTGATGGAGCTTTTGTATCATACATGTCTGCAGGATGACGCCATAAGAAATTTATTCAGTGCAAAGACAGCTCACGAATTCAGTGCTCAAAGCCTACTGACATTTTTGGTATTGAATAATTGTTCTCTCTCCCTAGTCCCTTCCCGTTCGTGATTGTGCAAGATGATAGCTTCATGAATTTTT
Proteins encoded in this window:
- the LOC104217176 gene encoding chloride channel protein CLC-d isoform X1; protein product: MLSDHFQNGVDTAKLMWSRIPAMAEEEEEEDGGEVGPSSTKGNGSTVESLDYEVVENYAYREEQAKRGKLYMGYAVVVKWFLALLIGIGTGLAAVFINLSVENFAGWKFSLTFQIIQKSYFAGCLVYILINLVLVLSSVYIITHFAPAASGSGIPEIKGYLNGIDTHGILLFRTLIGKIFGSIGSVGGGLALGKEGPLVHIGACIASLLGQGGSTKYHLRSRWLQVFSSERDRRDLVTCGCAAGVAAAFRAPVGGVLFALEEVTSWWRSQLMWRVFFTSAIVAVVVRTAMGWCKDGNCGHFGAGGFIIWDISGGQEDYSFEELLPMAVIGVIGGLLGALFNQLTLYMTHWRRNYLHKKGNRVKIIEACIISVITSAISFGLPLFRKCTPCPEADANSGIECPQAPGMFGNYVNFYCQNNKEYNDLATIFFNTQDDAIRNLFSAKTAHEFSAQSLLTFLVMFYTLAVVTFGTAVPAGQFVPGIMIGSTYGRLVGMFVVSFYRKLNIEEGTYALLGAASFLGGSMRMTVSLCVIMVEITNNLKLLPLIMLVLLISKAVGDAFNEGLYEEQARLRAIPLLESKPKYQMRYVTAKEACGNQKVVYFPRVVKVADVVSILRSNNHNGFPVVDHARSGETLVIGLILRSHLLVLLQSKVDFQHSPLPCDSRGDLLPIRHNLSEFVKPVSSKGISLHDIHFTLDDLEMYIDLAPFLNPSPYVVPEDMSLTKVYNLFRQLGLRHLLVVPRPARVIGVITRKDLILENNDDLAALELQSTSVRCTQTNNRRIKRSGDAGQSLLDGLL
- the LOC104217176 gene encoding chloride channel protein CLC-d isoform X2, whose product is MLSDHFQNGVDTAKLMWSRIPAMAEEEEEEDGGEVGPSSTKGNGSTVESLDYEVVENYAYREEQAKRGKLYMGYAVVVKWFLALLIGIGTGLAAVFINLSVENFAGWKFSLTFQIIQKSYFAGCLVYILINLVLVLSSVYIITHFAPAASGSGIPEIKGYLNGIDTHGILLFRTLIGKIFGSIGSVGGGLALGKEGPLVHIGACIASLLGQGGSTKYHLRSRWLQVFSSERDRRDLVTCGCAAGVAAAFRAPVGGVLFALEEVTSWWRSQLMWRVFFTSAIVAVVVRTAMGWCKDGNCGHFGAGGFIIWDISGGQEDYSFEELLPMAVIGVIGGLLGALFNQLTLYMTHWRRNYLHKKGNRVKIIEACIISVITSAISFGLPLFRKCTPCPEADANSGIECPQAPGMFGNYVNFYCQNNKEYNDLATIFFNTQDDAIRNLFSAKTAHEFSAQSLLTFLVMFYTLAVVTFGTAVPAGQFVPGIMIGSTYGRLVGMFVVSFYRKLNIEEGTYALLGAASFLGGSMRMTVSLCVIMVEITNNLKLLPLIMLVLLISKARLRAIPLLESKPKYQMRYVTAKEACGNQKVVYFPRVVKVADVVSILRSNNHNGFPVVDHARSGETLVIGLILRSHLLVLLQSKVDFQHSPLPCDSRGDLLPIRHNLSEFVKPVSSKGISLHDIHFTLDDLEMYIDLAPFLNPSPYVVPEDMSLTKVYNLFRQLGLRHLLVVPRPARVIGVITRKDLILENNDDLAALELQSTSVRCTQTNNRRIKRSGDAGQSLLDGLL
- the LOC104217176 gene encoding chloride channel protein CLC-d isoform X3, whose amino-acid sequence is MLSDHFQNGVDTAKLMWSRIPAMAEEEEEEDGGEVGPSSTKGNGSTVESLDYEVVENYAYREEQAKRGKLYMGYAVVVKWFLALLIGIGTGLAAVFINLSVENFAGWKFSLTFQIIQKSYFAGCLVYILINLVLVLSSVYIITHFAPAASGSGIPEIKGYLNGIDTHGILLFRTLIGKIFGSIGSVGGGLALGKEGPLVHIGACIASLLGQGGSTKYHLRSRWLQVFSSERDRRDLVTCGCAAGVAAAFRAPVGGVLFALEEVTSWWRSQLMWRVFFTSAIVAVVVRTAMGWCKDGNCGHFGAGGFIIWDISGGQEDYSFEELLPMAVIGVIGGLLGALFNQLTLYMTHWRRNYLHKKGNRVKIIEACIISVITSAISFGLPLFRKCTPCPEADANSGIECPQAPGMFGNYVNFYCQNNKEYNDLATIFFNTQDDAIRNLFSAKTAHEFSAQSLLTFLVMFYTLAVVTFGTAVPAGQFVPGIMIGSTYGRLVGMFVVSFYRKLNIEEGTYALLGAASFLGGSMRMTVSLCVIMVEITNNLKLLPLIMLVLLISKAVGDAFNEGLYEEQARLRAIPLLESKPKYQMRYVTAKEACGNQKVVYFPRVVKVADVVSILRSNNHNGFPVVDHARSGETLVIGLILRSHLLVLLQSKVDFQHSPLPCDSRGDLLPIRHNLSEFVKPVSSKGISLHDIHFTLDDLEMYIDLAPFLNPSPYVVPEDMSLTKVYNLFRQLGLRHLLVVPRPARVIGVITRKDLILENNDDLAALELQSTSMYAN